A DNA window from Centroberyx gerrardi isolate f3 chromosome 5, fCenGer3.hap1.cur.20231027, whole genome shotgun sequence contains the following coding sequences:
- the idh3b gene encoding isocitrate dehydrogenase [NAD] subunit beta, mitochondrial isoform X1: MSATMAAALRGSLVTLVKGLSGPRWQQLASRPLSVSAGLCAPEAPPARADATFKVTMVPGDGVGPELMTAVKDVFKAGDVPVEFEEFHLSEVQNMASEEKLDQVLTSMKTNKVAMKGKIHTPMEFKGELASYEMRLRRKLDLFANVVHVNSLPGYSTRHNNLDLVIIREQTEGEYSSLEHESVTGVIECLKIITREKSRRIAKFAFDYATKKGRNKVTAVHKANIMKLGDGLFLQSCAEVAELYPKIKYENIIIDNCCMQLVQNPYQFDVLVMPNLYGNIIDNLAAGLVGGAGVVPGESYSAEYAVFETGARHPFAQAVGRNIANPTAMLLSAANMLKHLNLEYHSHMVSDAVKRVIKQGKVRTRDLGGYCTTGDFVRAVVDNLRLRPVY; encoded by the exons GGCCTGAGCGGCCCTCGGTGGCAGCAGCTGGCCTCTCGACCATTGAGTGTGTCCGCTGGTCTCTGTGCCCCAGAAGCCCCCCCAGCTCGCGCAGATGCCACCTTCAAGGTGACGATGGTGCCAGGGGACGGAGTGGGACCTGAGCTGATGACCGCCGTCAAGGATGTGTTCAAG GCAGGTGATGTCCCAGTGGAGTTTGAGGAGTTCCACCTGAGCGAGGTACAGAACATGGCCAGTGAGGAAAAGCTGGATCAAGTGTTGACCTCTATGAAGACCAACAAGGTGGCCATGAAAG GAAAGATTCACACACCCATGGAGTTCAAAGGGGAGCTGGCGTCATATGAGATGAGACTGAG GCGTAAACTGGACCTGTTTGCCAATGTGGTTCATGTGAACAGCCTGCCAGGCTACAGCACTCGCCACAACAACCTGGACCTGGTCATCATCCGTgaacagactgagggagagtACAGCTCCCTGGAGCACGAG AGTGTGACAGGCGTAATCGAATGTTTGAAGATCATCACCAGAGAGAAGTCACGGCGCATCGCCAAGTTTGCCTTCGACTATGCCACCAAGAAGGGGCGAAACAAGGTCACCGCTGTTCACAAGGCCAACATCAT GAAATTAGGAGACGGCCTCTTTCTCCAGAGCTGTGCGGAGGTGGCAGAGCTGTATCCCAAAATCAAATATGAGAACATCATCATCGATAACTGTTGCATGCAG CTGGTCCAGAACCCGTACCAGTTTGACGTGCTGGTGATGCCCAACCTTTACGGAAACATCATTGACAACCTGGCAGCAGGACTGGTTGGAGGGGCAGGAGTTGTGCCTGGGGAGAGCTACAGCGCCGAGTATGCCGTCTTTGAGACT gGTGCACGCCACCCCTTCGCGCAGGCTGTAGGCAGGAACATCGCCAACCCCACAGCCATGCTGCTCAGTGCTGCTAACATGCTTAAGCACCTCAA CCTGGAGTATCACTCCCACATGGTGTCAGATGCTGTCAAGAGGGTCATCAAACAGGGCAAG gtgCGGACGCGAGACCTTGGCGGGTACTGCACTACTGGCGACTTTGTGCGTGCCGTTGTGGATAACCTGCGTCTCCGACCTGTTTACTAA